Proteins found in one Populus alba chromosome 14, ASM523922v2, whole genome shotgun sequence genomic segment:
- the LOC118028834 gene encoding bidirectional sugar transporter SWEET1, producing the protein MEIAHFLFGISGNATALFLFLAPTITFRRIIRSKSTELFSGIPYVMTMLNCLLSAWYGMPFVSKNNILVSTINGTGAAIEVIYVLTFIIYAPKKEKAKFIGLLTLVLTTFAGVALVSLVVLHGKSREIFCGFAAAIFSIIMYGSPLSIMRTVIKTKSVEFMPFFLSLFVFLCGTSWFVFGLLGGDLFVSVPNGVGGGLGALQLILYFIYRNNKGEAKKPGAALPVNSMQMGIAKLHQQKELAANGSHVDKV; encoded by the exons ATGGAGATCGCGCATTTCTTATTTGGAATTTCTG GAAATGCCACTGCATTGTTTCTCTTCTTGGCTCCAAC GATAACGTTCAGGAGGATCATAAGAAGCAAGTCCACGGAGCTGTTTTCTGGCATTCCATATGTAATGACCATGCTCAACTGCCTCCTTTCTGCATG GTATGGGATGCCTTTTGTGTCTAAGAACAACATTCTGGTGTCAACGATCAACGGAACTGGTGCAGCAATTGAGGTAATTTATGTCTTGACCTTCATCATCTATGCACCGAAGAAGGAGAAGGCTAAATTCATTGGCCTCCTCACGCTTGTGCTCACCACTTTTGCTGGCGTGGCCTTGGTGTCCCTTGTCGTTCTTCATGGCAAATCCAGGGAGATATTCTGTGGCTTTGCTGCTGCTATTTTCTCAATCATCATGTATGGCTCCCCTCTGTCTATTATG AGGACAGTGATTAAAACGAAGAGCGTGGAGTTCATGCCATTCTTCTTGTCTCTTTTTGTCTTCTTGTGTGGCACTTCCTGGTTTGTCTTTGGGCTACTTGGTGGTGACCTTTTCGTTTCT GTCCCGAATGGAGTTGGCGGTGGTCTAGGGGCATTGCAGCTGATCCTGTACTTCATCTACCGGAACAACAAGGGAGAAGCCAAGAAGCCCGGCGCCGCCCTCCCTGTTAATTCAATGCAGATGGGTATCGCAAAACTCCACCAACAGAAGGAATTGGCTGCCAATGGATCCCATGTTGATAAGGTGTAA